A region from the Paraburkholderia youngii genome encodes:
- a CDS encoding SDR family NAD(P)-dependent oxidoreductase, translating to MSQSPKVIVVTGASQGIGAETVKAFRKLGHNVVATSRSIKPSDDPNLVTVAGDIADPATARRVIDTAVARFGRVDTLVNNAGIFVAKPFTQYTAEDYATITSINLAGFFHITQLAIAEMEKHERGHVVSITTTLVDHAIDGVPSVLASLTKGGLAAATRSLAIEYAKRGIRANAVSPGIIKSPMHAPETHAALGALHPVGHMGEMSDIVNAILYLDSAPFVTGEILHVDGGQSAGH from the coding sequence ATGAGTCAGTCTCCCAAAGTCATCGTGGTCACCGGTGCATCGCAAGGCATCGGCGCCGAAACCGTCAAGGCATTTCGCAAGCTCGGCCATAACGTGGTCGCGACATCGCGCAGCATCAAGCCGTCCGACGATCCCAACCTCGTCACGGTGGCCGGTGACATTGCCGATCCGGCCACCGCCCGACGCGTGATCGACACAGCGGTGGCACGTTTCGGTCGTGTCGATACGCTCGTGAACAATGCGGGCATTTTCGTGGCCAAGCCGTTCACGCAGTACACGGCCGAAGATTACGCGACCATCACCAGCATCAATCTCGCGGGCTTCTTCCACATCACGCAGTTGGCGATCGCCGAGATGGAGAAGCATGAGCGCGGCCATGTGGTCAGCATCACGACGACCCTCGTCGATCACGCGATCGACGGTGTGCCGTCCGTGCTGGCCTCGCTGACCAAGGGCGGCCTCGCCGCCGCGACCCGCTCGCTTGCGATCGAGTACGCGAAGCGCGGCATTCGCGCCAATGCAGTTTCGCCCGGCATCATCAAGTCACCGATGCATGCGCCCGAAACCCATGCGGCGCTCGGCGCATTGCATCCGGTAGGTCATATGGGCGAGATGAGCGACATCGTGAATGCGATCCTCTATCTCGACTCGGCGCCGTTCGTGACCGGCGAGATCCTGCATGTGGACGGCGGCCAGAGCGCGGGCCACTGA
- a CDS encoding MarR family winged helix-turn-helix transcriptional regulator — translation MDDSINEDFERTQKLVSMLGQVRQLIASELRAGLADAGLNLQQRGVLLTLARGSAKTPAALSKLAGVHPTRMTRVLDRLEDSGLIERARNGRDRRLVNVSLTQKGRAIAARHTRVVQGAWSERLSHFSKSDFDALSLLLSRLLDR, via the coding sequence ATGGACGATTCGATCAACGAAGACTTCGAGCGGACGCAGAAGCTGGTGTCCATGCTGGGTCAGGTGCGTCAGCTGATTGCAAGCGAACTCAGGGCAGGGCTCGCGGATGCAGGACTCAATCTGCAGCAGCGCGGCGTTCTGCTCACGCTGGCGCGCGGGAGCGCGAAAACACCGGCCGCCCTGTCGAAATTGGCTGGCGTCCACCCGACACGGATGACCCGCGTGCTGGACAGGCTCGAAGACAGCGGATTGATCGAGCGCGCCCGCAACGGCAGGGATCGTCGACTCGTCAATGTTTCATTGACGCAGAAAGGGCGGGCCATCGCCGCGCGCCACACACGGGTTGTCCAGGGAGCATGGAGCGAGCGGCTTTCGCACTTCTCGAAGTCGGACTTCGACGCGTTGAGCCTGCTTCTTTCAAGACTGCTCGACCGCTAA
- a CDS encoding MFS transporter, translating into MEEHNTKPTTPLLAVSFFAADVQAGAGPFLGIYLQAHGWSPDTIGTVLTLGAIVSVLVTAPAGALVDAIYHRRAVVVAASALTVAAACVIWLSRGYWPIAFSQIATAVAGSVMGTALMGLTLGMTGRRNFDRQYGRNQVANHAGNIVAAALSGAIGWWLGIVWVFALGAAFGIACIVSVLLIPARAVHRHYARGLAHEDDKDRSQVRADSVRALIRCRPLLLLALALAAFSLGNSTLLPLYSLAQAAAHHRDASAITAANIIISQLVMLCAAVYASRAIRRWGFWWVILATLITLPLRGLTAAWITAEWGIVPVQIFDGLGSGLQSVAIPALVVHLLHGSGRVNLGQGAVQSVEAAGGCLSPLLGGWLASRFGYPTAFIALGSFAFISLAVWIAQGATIRRACDTRRDELEKMTDIDASALFS; encoded by the coding sequence CTGGAAGAACACAACACGAAACCGACCACCCCGTTACTGGCAGTCAGCTTCTTCGCCGCCGATGTGCAGGCAGGCGCGGGACCCTTTCTCGGCATCTATCTGCAAGCGCATGGATGGAGCCCCGACACGATCGGCACCGTGCTGACGCTGGGGGCCATCGTCAGCGTGCTCGTGACGGCCCCGGCTGGCGCGCTGGTCGATGCCATTTACCATCGGCGCGCGGTGGTGGTTGCCGCAAGCGCGCTGACGGTCGCCGCCGCGTGCGTGATCTGGCTCTCGCGCGGCTACTGGCCGATCGCGTTCTCGCAGATCGCCACGGCAGTGGCGGGCTCGGTCATGGGCACCGCGCTGATGGGATTGACGCTCGGCATGACCGGCCGCAGAAACTTCGACCGGCAATACGGCCGCAACCAGGTGGCGAACCACGCCGGCAACATCGTGGCGGCGGCTTTGTCCGGTGCGATCGGCTGGTGGCTCGGCATCGTCTGGGTGTTCGCGCTCGGGGCGGCGTTCGGGATCGCGTGCATTGTCTCCGTGTTGCTGATTCCCGCGCGCGCGGTGCATCGGCACTATGCGCGCGGCCTCGCGCACGAGGACGACAAGGATCGCTCGCAGGTGCGCGCGGACAGCGTGCGCGCGCTGATCCGCTGCCGCCCGTTGCTGTTGCTCGCGCTCGCGCTGGCCGCCTTCAGCCTCGGCAATTCCACGCTGCTGCCGCTTTACAGCCTTGCGCAAGCGGCGGCCCACCACCGCGACGCCAGCGCGATCACGGCGGCCAATATCATCATTTCCCAGCTTGTGATGCTGTGCGCGGCTGTCTACGCGAGCCGCGCGATCCGCCGCTGGGGTTTCTGGTGGGTCATCCTCGCGACGCTGATCACGCTGCCGCTGCGCGGCTTGACCGCGGCATGGATCACGGCCGAGTGGGGGATCGTGCCGGTGCAAATCTTCGACGGTCTGGGCTCCGGGCTGCAAAGCGTCGCGATCCCGGCTCTCGTCGTGCACCTGTTGCATGGCAGCGGGCGGGTGAACCTCGGTCAGGGCGCGGTGCAAAGCGTGGAAGCCGCCGGCGGTTGCCTGAGTCCACTGCTCGGCGGATGGCTCGCCAGCCGCTTCGGCTACCCGACGGCATTTATTGCGCTCGGTAGCTTCGCGTTCATTTCGCTGGCCGTGTGGATCGCCCAAGGCGCGACGATCAGGCGAGCGTGCGATACGCGCCGCGACGAACTCGAGAAAATGACCGACATCGATGCGTCGGCGTTGTTTTCGTAA
- a CDS encoding DUF1488 domain-containing protein: MHISFPSCMPEYCARDLVLAFPAHVDDRSVQCAITAEALEDHFGARSLREDDLVQAFLAHRYQIEQAAKQLLEEVGAKPVLLHSGFFRFSA; the protein is encoded by the coding sequence ATGCATATTTCCTTTCCATCCTGCATGCCCGAATACTGCGCCCGCGATCTGGTGCTGGCGTTTCCGGCGCACGTCGACGATCGGTCCGTGCAGTGCGCGATTACCGCCGAGGCGCTCGAAGATCACTTCGGCGCGCGCTCGCTGCGCGAGGACGATCTGGTCCAGGCGTTCCTCGCGCACCGCTATCAGATCGAGCAGGCCGCCAAACAGCTGCTCGAGGAGGTCGGCGCGAAGCCCGTGCTGCTGCACAGCGGGTTCTTCAGGTTCTCCGCGTGA
- the chrA gene encoding chromate efflux transporter: protein MDTDLSSPRRSRFTRVIEVFSAFLKLGLTSFGGPIAHIGYFRREFVERRRWLDDEAFTDLIGLCQFLPGPASSQAGFSIGLLRAGWAGGLAAWCGFTLPSVLVMLAFAAIAPDLGGALGTAVIHGLKLVAVAVVAQAVWDMARRLCPDRRRAAIALASLALLSVLGTVYAQLIVIGAGAVLGVALCRTTAAQAPRATPLRAGDFQVSRTAGIVALVVFCALLFALPLWAASGPSQGLRVFDAFYRSGALVFGGGHVVLPLLQRETVATGWVSPNDFLAGYGAVQAVPGPLFTFAAFLGWMMALPPRHWSGALLATVGIFLPGLLLVLAALPWWQALRARAAMAAALAGVNAAVVGLLAAALYSPVWTSAVLSATDFAVACIGFLLLLRWKVPPLAVVVLCVAAGVAQTVWHPL, encoded by the coding sequence ATGGATACTGATTTGTCGTCGCCGCGCCGCTCACGGTTCACGCGCGTTATCGAGGTGTTCAGCGCATTTCTCAAACTCGGGCTGACCAGTTTCGGTGGCCCGATCGCTCACATCGGTTACTTCCGGCGCGAGTTCGTCGAGCGGCGCCGCTGGCTCGACGACGAAGCCTTCACCGACCTCATCGGCCTATGCCAGTTTCTGCCGGGCCCCGCGAGCAGCCAGGCGGGATTTTCGATCGGGTTGCTGCGGGCCGGGTGGGCTGGGGGCCTTGCCGCCTGGTGCGGCTTCACGCTGCCGTCGGTACTCGTGATGCTGGCCTTTGCCGCGATCGCGCCGGACCTCGGCGGGGCGCTCGGCACGGCTGTGATCCATGGCCTGAAACTCGTCGCGGTGGCCGTCGTCGCGCAGGCCGTCTGGGACATGGCGCGGCGTCTTTGTCCGGATCGCCGCCGCGCGGCGATCGCGCTCGCATCGCTCGCATTGCTGAGTGTGCTTGGCACCGTCTACGCCCAACTGATCGTGATCGGCGCTGGCGCCGTGCTCGGTGTCGCGCTGTGCCGAACCACGGCGGCGCAAGCGCCACGCGCCACTCCTCTGCGGGCCGGCGATTTTCAGGTGTCGCGCACGGCCGGCATCGTCGCGCTAGTGGTGTTTTGCGCATTGCTGTTCGCGTTGCCGCTATGGGCGGCAAGCGGGCCCTCGCAAGGCCTGCGCGTATTCGACGCGTTCTATCGCTCGGGCGCGCTCGTGTTCGGCGGCGGGCACGTAGTGCTCCCGCTTTTGCAGCGTGAAACCGTCGCGACCGGATGGGTCTCGCCCAACGACTTCCTGGCCGGCTATGGCGCGGTCCAAGCGGTACCCGGACCGCTGTTCACGTTCGCGGCGTTTCTCGGCTGGATGATGGCGCTGCCACCGAGACACTGGAGCGGCGCACTGCTGGCGACAGTGGGCATCTTTCTGCCGGGACTGCTGCTCGTGCTCGCCGCATTGCCGTGGTGGCAGGCGCTGCGAGCGCGTGCGGCGATGGCGGCGGCGCTTGCCGGCGTCAATGCCGCGGTGGTCGGGCTGCTGGCCGCCGCGCTCTATTCGCCGGTGTGGACGAGCGCGGTGTTGTCCGCGACGGATTTCGCGGTCGCGTGTATCGGCTTTTTGCTGTTACTGCGCTGGAAGGTGCCGCCGCTTGCGGTTGTCGTGCTGTGTGTGGCGGCCGGCGTTGCTCAAACCGTGTGGCACCCGCTCTGA
- a CDS encoding zinc-dependent alcohol dehydrogenase family protein has protein sequence MKALVYHGPGKKSLDERPIPELAAPTDAIVKVTRTTICGTDLHILKGEVPSCEPGRILGHEGVGVVHQVGDAVSGLAAGDHVLISCITSCGRCDYCRRGMYSHCTTGGWILGNRIDGTQAEYVRIPHAQSSLYRIPAGLDEEALVMLSDILPTGFECGVLNGKVQPGSTVAIVGAGPIGLAALLTAQFYSPAQIIMIDPDVNRLEVAHRFGATACVDNAHTDAVAQVLKLTESVGADCVIEAVGIPPTFELCQQLVAPGGTIANIGVHGVKCDLHLEQLWDRNIAITTRLVDTVSTPMLMKTVKAGRIDPTRLITHRFRLDDILSAYETFSSASSTRALKVLIEAS, from the coding sequence ATGAAAGCACTCGTTTATCACGGTCCGGGCAAAAAGTCGCTCGACGAACGGCCGATCCCCGAACTCGCGGCGCCCACCGATGCAATCGTCAAAGTCACTCGCACGACGATCTGCGGCACCGATCTGCACATTCTCAAAGGCGAAGTGCCGAGCTGCGAGCCGGGCCGCATTCTCGGCCACGAAGGCGTCGGTGTCGTGCATCAGGTCGGCGACGCGGTGAGCGGGCTCGCGGCCGGCGATCACGTGCTGATCTCGTGCATTACCTCGTGCGGTCGCTGTGACTACTGCAGGCGCGGGATGTATTCGCATTGCACGACGGGCGGCTGGATTCTCGGTAACCGGATCGACGGCACGCAGGCCGAATACGTGCGCATTCCGCATGCGCAGAGCAGTCTGTACCGGATTCCGGCCGGCCTCGACGAAGAGGCGCTCGTGATGCTGTCCGACATTCTGCCGACCGGCTTCGAATGCGGCGTGCTCAACGGCAAGGTTCAGCCGGGCTCTACGGTGGCGATCGTCGGCGCCGGACCCATCGGGCTCGCGGCGCTGTTGACCGCGCAGTTCTACTCGCCGGCGCAGATCATCATGATCGATCCCGATGTCAACCGGCTCGAGGTCGCGCACCGCTTCGGCGCGACCGCGTGTGTCGACAACGCGCATACCGATGCGGTCGCGCAAGTGCTGAAGCTGACGGAATCGGTCGGCGCCGACTGCGTGATCGAAGCGGTCGGCATTCCGCCGACGTTCGAGCTTTGCCAGCAACTGGTCGCGCCTGGCGGAACGATCGCGAACATCGGCGTACACGGCGTGAAGTGCGATCTGCATCTGGAACAGCTGTGGGATCGCAACATCGCGATTACGACGCGTCTCGTCGATACCGTCAGTACCCCGATGCTGATGAAGACGGTCAAGGCGGGGCGGATCGATCCGACGCGTCTGATCACGCATCGGTTCCGGCTCGACGATATTCTTTCGGCTTACGAGACGTTCTCCAGCGCGTCGAGCACGCGCGCGCTGAAGGTGTTGATCGAGGCGTCTTAG
- a CDS encoding LysR family transcriptional regulator, protein MQRKFDDLLLGSIELFCFAAELGSFTLAANAASVTPAAVSRSVARLEERLGVRLFVRTTRQIRLTDAGRRYFEQCRQALSQLMDAEREVTGEQTTPAGMLRISMPTPYGHYRVLPLLPAFRERYPQVQVETHLSNRNIDFADEGFDLAIRGRAPADSNLVARKLEDAEMVVVATPTYLQRAGVPNTVEDLQTHECIQFEMPSSGRHLAWTFEGSADNGDVLTRGSYGTSGDALAGVTLARAGAGLFQTYRFVVADDLREGRLVEVLREAGGRTRPFILLYPHARYLTSRVRVFVEFLIEQLATPTTPPVPAPRTRAH, encoded by the coding sequence ATGCAACGCAAATTCGACGATCTGCTGCTGGGCAGCATCGAGCTCTTCTGTTTCGCGGCGGAGCTCGGAAGCTTTACGCTCGCGGCCAACGCCGCGAGTGTCACGCCGGCGGCGGTGAGCCGCTCGGTGGCGCGGCTCGAGGAACGGCTCGGCGTGCGCCTGTTCGTGCGCACGACGCGCCAGATCCGTCTGACCGACGCGGGGCGGCGCTACTTCGAGCAGTGCCGTCAGGCGTTGTCGCAACTGATGGACGCCGAGCGCGAAGTGACGGGCGAGCAAACCACACCGGCAGGCATGCTGCGCATCAGCATGCCGACGCCGTATGGGCACTATCGCGTGTTGCCGCTGCTGCCGGCGTTTCGCGAGCGCTATCCGCAAGTCCAGGTCGAGACGCACCTGAGCAACCGCAACATCGACTTCGCGGACGAAGGTTTCGATCTGGCGATACGCGGACGCGCACCGGCCGATTCAAACCTCGTCGCGCGCAAGCTCGAAGATGCGGAAATGGTCGTGGTGGCGACGCCCACCTACCTGCAACGCGCGGGGGTGCCGAACACCGTCGAGGACCTGCAGACTCACGAGTGCATCCAGTTCGAAATGCCGAGCAGCGGGCGTCATCTCGCGTGGACCTTCGAGGGCTCGGCTGACAATGGCGACGTGCTGACCCGGGGAAGCTATGGAACCTCGGGCGATGCGCTCGCCGGCGTGACGCTCGCGCGTGCCGGCGCGGGTCTCTTTCAGACTTATCGCTTCGTCGTGGCCGACGACCTGCGCGAAGGTCGGCTCGTGGAAGTGTTGCGCGAAGCGGGCGGGCGTACGCGGCCATTCATCCTGCTTTATCCGCACGCGCGCTATCTGACTTCGCGCGTGCGGGTTTTCGTCGAATTTCTGATCGAGCAGTTGGCCACGCCCACGACACCCCCTGTGCCCGCGCCACGCACGCGCGCGCACTGA
- a CDS encoding NAD(P)H-dependent flavin oxidoreductase: protein MSTQADNRALLRTLGIHKPIIQAPMAGVTTPALAAAVSNAGGLGSLGVAAMNAENARRAIHQTRELTTKPFNINVFCHRPATPDAAVERAWLAWLEPVFRQYGATPPQALSEIYTSFVVDTAMQAMLLAEKPAVVSFHFGLPPDAVIAQLKHAGIRLLASATNLDEAATAVEAGVDAIVAQGIEAGGHRGIFDTTSRDERLGTFALTRLLASEFDLPVIAAGGIMDGAGIAAALALGAQAAQMGTAFVACPETSIDDAYRSALLSDAARSTTFTSAISGRLARSIVNRFTALGEDPQAPQTPSYPITYDAGKALNAAAKAKGEFGYGAQWAGQAAPLARSMPAGELIAQLERETRESIERLQSVWN, encoded by the coding sequence ATGAGCACTCAAGCGGACAATCGCGCGTTACTGCGCACGCTCGGCATCCACAAGCCGATCATTCAGGCGCCGATGGCCGGCGTCACCACGCCGGCGCTCGCGGCCGCGGTGTCGAACGCGGGCGGTCTGGGCTCGCTCGGCGTTGCCGCGATGAACGCGGAGAACGCGCGCCGCGCGATCCACCAGACCCGCGAGCTAACCACGAAACCGTTCAACATCAATGTGTTCTGCCATCGCCCGGCCACACCCGATGCGGCCGTCGAGCGTGCATGGCTCGCCTGGCTCGAACCGGTGTTCCGGCAATACGGCGCGACGCCGCCGCAAGCGCTCTCCGAGATCTACACGAGCTTCGTCGTCGACACCGCGATGCAGGCGATGCTGCTCGCGGAGAAGCCGGCCGTCGTCAGCTTCCATTTCGGCTTGCCGCCCGATGCGGTGATCGCGCAACTGAAGCACGCGGGCATCCGTTTGCTGGCGAGCGCGACCAATCTCGACGAAGCGGCGACGGCCGTCGAAGCAGGCGTCGATGCGATCGTCGCGCAGGGCATCGAGGCGGGCGGTCATCGCGGCATATTCGACACGACCTCGCGCGACGAGCGCCTCGGCACGTTCGCATTGACGCGTCTGCTGGCGAGCGAGTTCGACCTGCCCGTGATCGCGGCGGGCGGCATCATGGACGGCGCCGGCATCGCGGCCGCGCTTGCGCTGGGCGCGCAGGCGGCGCAAATGGGCACGGCCTTCGTCGCATGCCCGGAGACCTCGATCGACGACGCTTATCGCAGCGCGTTGCTCAGCGATGCGGCGCGCTCGACGACATTCACTTCGGCCATATCGGGGCGCCTCGCGCGCAGCATCGTCAATCGCTTCACGGCGCTCGGCGAGGACCCGCAGGCCCCGCAAACGCCTTCCTATCCGATCACTTACGACGCCGGCAAGGCGCTCAATGCTGCCGCCAAAGCCAAGGGTGAGTTCGGCTACGGCGCGCAATGGGCGGGGCAGGCCGCGCCGCTTGCGCGTTCGATGCCCGCCGGCGAACTGATCGCGCAACTCGAACGCGAAACGCGTGAAAGTATCGAGCGGCTGCAATCGGTGTGGAACTGA